One window from the genome of Hyphomonas neptunium ATCC 15444 encodes:
- the rpoB gene encoding DNA-directed RNA polymerase subunit beta, which translates to MALSFTEKKRIRKNFGRIPEAIEMPNLIEVQRESYEAFLQMNTPREQRTDDGLGGVFKSVFPITDFSERATLEYVSYEFEQPKFDVEECVQRDLTFQAPLKVRLQLVVFDVDEDTGARSVKEVKEQECYLGDIPLMTDKGTFVINGTERVIVSQMHRSPGVFFDHDKGKTHASGKLLFAARIIPYRGSWLDFEFDAKDVLNIRIDRKRKLPATTMLYALGYDTEQILDQFYTRSIYRLDKKGWITSFRADAWKGVKPEFELIDAKTGKSVAEAGKKITALKAKRMAEAGTDEILVTSEALIGKFLARDVVNLETGEIFGEAGDALEEPIIAEMREYGIDSIEVLDIDAGGRGPWLRNTLKADKNETRFEALSDIYRVMRPGEPPTQEAADALFGQLFFDPERYDLSAVGRVKMNMRLSVAVREYESAADNMRTLRNEDIIGVMKVILDLKDGKGEVDDIDNLGNRRVRSVGELMENNYRIGLVRMERAIKERMGAVDIDTVMPHDLINAKPVVAAVREFFGSSQLSQFMDQTNPLSEITHKRRLSALGPGGLTRERAGFEVRDVHPTHYGRICPIETPEGPNIGLINSLATHARVNKYGFIESPYRRVKDAKLTEEVVYLSAMEESIYSIAQANATVNDKGELVNEFVNARVAGEATMIAKEEVQYMDVSPKQVVSVAASLIPFLENDDANRALMGSNMQRQAVPLVKSEAPFVGTGMEAVVARDSRAAIVARRAGVVEQVDAMRIVVRATEDLEGSKSGVDIYRLAKFRRSNQNSCINQRPIAKVGDVVSKNDIIADGPSTDLGELALGRNVLVAFMPWNGYNFEDSILISERIVRDDVFTSIHIEEFEVAARDTKLGPEEITRDIPNVGEEALRNLDEAGIVAVGAEVKAGDILVGKVTPKGESPMTPEEKLLRAIFGEKASDVRDTSLRVPPGDAGTVVDVRIFNRHGIDKDQRALQIEREQIEKLQEDKEDEQSILERNTYSRLRDILIGKDAATGPKGFKAGKIAEAALEELTQRQWWEIELKSEKAQAELQALREQFDASIRELEARFNDKVEKVQRGDDLPPGVMKVVKVFLAVKRKLQPGDKMAGRHGNKGVISKINPLEDMPFLEDGTPVDIVLNPLGVPSRMNVGQILETHTGWACRGLGNIIDKALEEFHQKHDVAALKASLTHAYGDKQEMPETDAEIIELAGNLRGGVPIATPVFDGAREEDINDLLTRAGLDTSGQVRLFDGRTGVAFTRPVTVGYKYLLKLHHLVDEKIHARSTGPYSLVTQQPLGGKAQFGGQRFGEMEVWALEAYGAAYTLQEMLTVKSDDTAGRAKVYESIVRGDDSFEAGIPESFNVLIKEMRSLGLNVELLEDRGGAIEEEEAPVAAE; encoded by the coding sequence ATGGCACTCTCCTTCACGGAAAAGAAACGTATCCGCAAAAACTTCGGCCGTATTCCCGAAGCCATCGAAATGCCCAACCTGATCGAGGTCCAGCGCGAGTCATACGAAGCGTTCCTCCAGATGAACACGCCGCGCGAACAGCGCACGGATGATGGCCTGGGCGGTGTTTTCAAATCGGTTTTCCCGATCACCGACTTCTCTGAGCGCGCGACCCTCGAATACGTCTCCTACGAGTTCGAACAGCCAAAGTTCGACGTCGAAGAGTGCGTTCAGCGCGACCTGACTTTCCAGGCGCCGCTCAAGGTCCGCCTCCAGCTCGTCGTGTTCGATGTCGATGAAGACACCGGCGCCCGCTCCGTCAAGGAAGTCAAAGAGCAGGAATGCTATCTCGGCGACATTCCGCTGATGACCGACAAGGGCACGTTCGTCATCAACGGCACCGAGCGTGTGATCGTCTCGCAGATGCACCGCTCGCCGGGCGTGTTCTTTGATCACGACAAGGGCAAGACCCATGCGTCGGGCAAGCTGCTGTTTGCGGCCCGCATCATTCCTTATCGCGGTTCGTGGCTCGACTTCGAGTTCGACGCGAAAGACGTCCTGAACATCCGTATCGACCGCAAGCGCAAGCTGCCGGCGACGACGATGCTCTATGCGCTCGGCTATGACACCGAGCAGATCCTCGACCAGTTCTATACCCGCTCGATCTACCGCCTGGACAAGAAGGGCTGGATCACGAGCTTCCGCGCCGACGCCTGGAAGGGCGTGAAGCCGGAATTCGAGCTGATCGACGCCAAGACCGGCAAGTCGGTTGCTGAGGCTGGCAAGAAGATCACCGCCCTCAAGGCCAAGCGTATGGCCGAGGCCGGCACGGACGAGATCCTGGTCACGTCCGAAGCCCTCATCGGCAAATTCCTGGCGCGCGATGTCGTCAATCTGGAAACCGGTGAAATCTTCGGTGAGGCCGGCGACGCGCTGGAAGAGCCGATCATCGCTGAAATGCGCGAGTATGGCATCGACTCGATCGAAGTGCTCGACATCGACGCCGGTGGCCGTGGCCCCTGGCTGCGCAACACGCTGAAGGCAGACAAGAACGAAACGCGCTTCGAAGCGCTTTCGGACATCTACCGCGTGATGCGTCCTGGCGAGCCGCCGACGCAGGAAGCCGCTGACGCCCTGTTCGGTCAGCTGTTCTTCGATCCGGAACGCTATGATCTCTCGGCGGTTGGCCGGGTGAAGATGAATATGCGTCTCTCGGTTGCCGTGCGTGAGTATGAGTCGGCTGCCGACAACATGCGCACCCTGCGCAACGAAGACATCATCGGCGTCATGAAGGTCATCCTCGACCTGAAGGACGGCAAGGGCGAAGTCGACGACATCGACAACCTCGGCAACCGCCGGGTCCGCTCGGTCGGCGAGCTGATGGAAAACAACTACCGCATCGGTCTCGTGCGCATGGAGCGCGCGATCAAGGAACGTATGGGCGCGGTCGATATCGACACCGTGATGCCGCACGATCTGATCAATGCGAAACCGGTTGTGGCCGCTGTGCGCGAATTCTTCGGCTCCTCGCAGCTGTCGCAGTTCATGGACCAGACCAACCCGCTCTCCGAGATCACCCACAAGCGCCGTCTCTCGGCGCTTGGCCCCGGCGGTCTCACACGGGAACGCGCAGGCTTTGAGGTCCGCGACGTTCACCCGACCCACTATGGCCGTATCTGCCCGATCGAGACGCCGGAAGGCCCGAACATCGGTCTGATCAACAGCCTGGCGACCCATGCCCGCGTCAACAAGTATGGCTTCATCGAAAGCCCGTACCGGCGCGTGAAAGATGCCAAGCTGACCGAAGAAGTAGTGTACCTCTCCGCAATGGAAGAGAGCATCTATTCGATCGCTCAGGCCAATGCGACGGTCAACGACAAGGGCGAGCTCGTGAACGAGTTCGTCAATGCGCGGGTTGCCGGCGAAGCGACGATGATTGCCAAGGAAGAAGTCCAGTACATGGACGTCTCGCCCAAGCAGGTCGTTTCGGTGGCTGCCTCGCTGATCCCGTTCCTCGAGAATGATGACGCCAACCGCGCGCTCATGGGCTCGAACATGCAGCGCCAGGCGGTGCCGCTTGTGAAGTCGGAAGCGCCGTTTGTCGGCACCGGCATGGAAGCGGTTGTTGCCCGCGACAGCCGCGCCGCCATCGTTGCCCGCCGGGCAGGGGTGGTCGAGCAGGTTGACGCGATGCGTATCGTTGTGCGCGCCACGGAAGATCTTGAAGGCTCCAAGTCGGGCGTCGACATCTACCGGCTCGCCAAGTTCCGCCGCTCGAACCAGAACTCGTGCATCAACCAGCGCCCGATCGCCAAGGTCGGTGACGTTGTGTCGAAGAACGACATCATCGCTGACGGTCCGTCCACGGACCTCGGTGAGCTGGCGCTCGGCCGGAACGTGCTCGTCGCGTTCATGCCCTGGAACGGCTACAACTTCGAAGACTCCATCCTGATCTCCGAGCGCATCGTGCGCGACGACGTCTTCACCTCGATCCACATCGAGGAATTCGAAGTCGCCGCCCGCGATACCAAGCTTGGCCCCGAAGAGATCACCCGCGACATTCCGAACGTGGGTGAAGAAGCGCTCCGTAACCTCGACGAAGCCGGCATCGTTGCCGTCGGCGCCGAAGTGAAGGCGGGCGACATTCTCGTCGGCAAGGTCACGCCTAAGGGCGAAAGCCCGATGACGCCGGAAGAAAAACTCCTCCGCGCCATCTTCGGTGAGAAGGCTTCGGATGTGCGTGACACCTCCCTGCGCGTGCCTCCGGGCGACGCAGGTACGGTTGTGGATGTCCGCATCTTCAACCGCCACGGCATCGACAAGGACCAGCGCGCGCTTCAGATCGAGCGTGAGCAGATCGAGAAGCTGCAGGAAGACAAGGAAGACGAACAGTCGATCCTTGAGCGCAACACCTATTCGCGTCTGCGCGATATCCTGATCGGCAAGGACGCAGCCACGGGTCCCAAAGGCTTCAAGGCCGGCAAGATCGCTGAAGCTGCGCTTGAAGAACTGACCCAGCGCCAGTGGTGGGAAATCGAGCTGAAGTCTGAAAAGGCCCAGGCCGAACTCCAGGCCCTGCGCGAGCAGTTCGACGCGTCGATCCGTGAACTTGAAGCCCGCTTCAACGACAAGGTTGAGAAGGTTCAGCGCGGCGATGATCTGCCTCCGGGCGTGATGAAGGTCGTGAAGGTCTTCCTGGCGGTGAAGCGCAAGCTTCAGCCGGGCGACAAGATGGCCGGCCGTCACGGCAACAAGGGGGTTATCTCCAAGATCAACCCGCTCGAAGACATGCCCTTCCTGGAAGACGGCACGCCGGTCGACATTGTTCTCAACCCGCTGGGCGTGCCTTCGCGGATGAACGTCGGTCAGATCCTCGAGACCCATACGGGCTGGGCTTGCCGCGGTCTTGGCAACATCATCGACAAGGCTCTGGAAGAGTTCCACCAGAAGCATGACGTGGCGGCGCTGAAAGCTTCGCTGACCCATGCCTATGGCGACAAACAGGAAATGCCGGAAACCGATGCGGAAATCATCGAGCTCGCGGGCAACCTGCGCGGCGGTGTGCCGATCGCGACGCCCGTCTTTGACGGCGCGCGTGAGGAAGACATCAACGATCTGCTGACCCGCGCCGGTCTCGACACATCGGGCCAGGTTCGCCTGTTCGATGGCCGTACCGGTGTGGCGTTCACGCGTCCTGTGACCGTTGGCTATAAATACCTGTTGAAACTGCACCACCTTGTCGACGAGAAGATCCACGCCCGTTCCACGGGTCCGTACTCGCTCGTCACCCAGCAGCCGCTGGGCGGCAAGGCACAGTTCGGCGGCCAGCGCTTCGGCGAGATGGAAGTCTGGGCTCTGGAAGCCTATGGCGCCGCTTACACGCTGCAGGAAATGCTGACGGTGAAGTCGGACGATACGGCCGGCCGTGCCAAGGTTTACGAGTCCATTGTCCGCGGCGACGACAGCTTCGAAGCCGGTATCCCGGAAAGCTTCAACGTGCTCATCAAAGAGATGCGCTCGCTGGGCCTGAACGTGGAGCTGCTCGAAGATCGTGGCGGAGCTATTGAGGAAGAAGAGGCCCCGGTGGCCGCCGAGTAG
- the rplL gene encoding 50S ribosomal protein L7/L12, translating to MANLEKIVEDLSALTVLEAAELAKMLEEKWGVSAAAPVAVAAAGGAAPAAAAEEKTEFDVVLTEAGAKKIEVIKLVREVVPALGLKEAKDLVEGAPKTVKEAVSKADAEELKKKFEAAGAKVELK from the coding sequence ATGGCAAATCTCGAAAAGATTGTCGAAGACCTCTCGGCTCTGACCGTTCTGGAAGCCGCTGAGCTCGCAAAAATGCTTGAAGAAAAGTGGGGCGTTTCTGCCGCTGCTCCGGTGGCTGTTGCCGCTGCCGGCGGTGCTGCGCCTGCTGCTGCCGCTGAAGAGAAGACCGAATTCGACGTCGTTCTGACCGAAGCTGGCGCGAAGAAAATCGAAGTCATCAAGCTCGTCCGCGAAGTCGTTCCGGCGCTCGGCCTGAAAGAAGCCAAAGACCTCGTCGAAGGCGCTCCGAAGACCGTGAAAGAAGCCGTTTCCAAGGCTGACGCTGAAGAGCTGAAGAAGAAGTTCGAAGCTGCAGGCGCTAAAGTCGAGCTCAAGTAA
- the rplJ gene encoding 50S ribosomal protein L10, whose product MDKAGKSAALENLKGVFEGAGVVVVTHYAGLTVAEMTKLRGLLRKDGAHFKVVKNRLAKIALGGVGGDKAQDLFQGPVAIAYSPDPVAAAKAADEFSRENSKLVIIGAVMGEQVLDAKGVEALAKLPSLDQLRGKIIGVIQAPATKVAGVIQAPASQLARVVSAYASKDAA is encoded by the coding sequence ATGGATAAAGCTGGAAAAAGCGCGGCTCTCGAGAACCTCAAAGGGGTTTTCGAAGGGGCGGGCGTGGTCGTCGTGACCCACTATGCCGGTCTTACCGTGGCGGAAATGACGAAGCTGCGTGGCCTTCTCCGCAAGGATGGCGCGCACTTCAAAGTGGTCAAGAACCGTCTGGCGAAAATCGCGCTGGGCGGGGTAGGTGGCGACAAGGCGCAGGATCTTTTCCAAGGTCCCGTGGCTATCGCCTACTCGCCGGACCCGGTGGCGGCTGCGAAAGCGGCCGATGAGTTCTCGAGGGAAAACTCGAAACTCGTCATCATCGGTGCCGTGATGGGTGAGCAGGTCCTCGATGCCAAAGGCGTCGAAGCCCTCGCGAAACTGCCATCTCTCGACCAACTGCGTGGCAAAATCATCGGCGTCATTCAGGCACCGGCAACGAAAGTTGCAGGCGTCATCCAGGCTCCGGCGTCGCAACTTGCCCGCGTGGTGTCCGCTTACGCATCGAAAGATGCCGCTTAA
- the rplA gene encoding 50S ribosomal protein L1: MATKGKRARAIEQTVDKTKAYSVSEAVKLVKSNAKAKFDESIEIAINLGVDPKYADQQVRSVVNLPAGTGKTIRVAVFAKDKKAEEALAAGADIVGADDLFEKVNGGFMDFDRVIATPDMMGLVGRLGKVLGPRGLMPNPKVGTVTPNVAQAVKDAKGGAVEFKVEKAGIVHAGVGKASFSDADIEKNVQAFISAVVKARPSGAKGTFVRKVTLSSTMGTGVAIDLAEAKS; this comes from the coding sequence ATGGCGACCAAAGGTAAGCGCGCCCGCGCAATTGAGCAGACCGTTGACAAGACGAAAGCCTATTCGGTTTCCGAAGCCGTCAAGCTCGTGAAATCGAACGCCAAGGCGAAATTCGACGAGTCGATCGAAATCGCCATCAATCTCGGCGTTGACCCGAAATATGCCGACCAGCAGGTCCGCTCGGTGGTGAACCTGCCAGCTGGCACCGGCAAGACCATCCGCGTTGCGGTGTTCGCCAAGGACAAGAAGGCTGAAGAAGCCCTCGCGGCCGGCGCAGACATCGTCGGCGCAGACGACCTCTTCGAAAAGGTCAATGGCGGCTTCATGGACTTCGACCGCGTCATCGCGACCCCGGACATGATGGGCCTGGTTGGCCGTCTCGGTAAGGTGCTTGGCCCCCGCGGCCTGATGCCGAACCCGAAGGTTGGCACCGTGACCCCGAACGTGGCCCAGGCTGTCAAGGACGCCAAAGGCGGCGCCGTCGAGTTCAAGGTCGAAAAAGCCGGTATCGTTCACGCCGGTGTTGGCAAGGCCAGTTTCTCGGACGCTGACATCGAAAAGAACGTTCAGGCGTTCATTTCGGCTGTCGTCAAAGCCCGCCCATCGGGCGCAAAAGGCACATTCGTGCGCAAGGTGACCCTGTCTTCGACGATGGGCACCGGCGTGGCGATCGACCTCGCTGAAGCCAAGAGCTGA
- the rplK gene encoding 50S ribosomal protein L11 codes for MAKKLLGQIKLQIPAGKANPSPPVGPALGQRGINIMEFCKAFNARTQSMEEGVPIPVVIQYYQDKSFTFVTKTPPATVLLKKAAGLKLGKKPASGSKKPGYDSVGKVTMDQVREIAKVKMDDLNANDLDAATKIIAGSARAMGLQVVE; via the coding sequence ATGGCTAAGAAACTTCTGGGGCAGATCAAGCTCCAGATCCCGGCCGGTAAGGCCAACCCGTCGCCGCCAGTGGGCCCCGCCCTGGGCCAGCGCGGTATCAACATCATGGAATTCTGCAAAGCGTTCAACGCGCGCACGCAGAGCATGGAAGAAGGCGTGCCGATCCCGGTCGTCATTCAGTATTACCAGGACAAATCGTTCACCTTCGTCACGAAGACGCCGCCTGCCACCGTTCTGCTGAAGAAGGCCGCTGGCCTGAAGCTCGGCAAGAAACCGGCATCGGGCTCGAAAAAGCCGGGCTATGACAGCGTCGGCAAAGTGACGATGGATCAAGTGCGCGAGATCGCGAAGGTCAAAATGGATGACCTGAACGCGAATGATCTCGACGCTGCCACCAAGATCATCGCCGGCTCCGCCCGCGCGATGGGCCTTCAGGTTGTGGAGTAA
- a CDS encoding M48 family metallopeptidase, with amino-acid sequence MVERIDFDGEILAGAPKVRMSRRAIITGIAAGSVLPFVSSCTTNPETGRSQFLLMGDAEVASMATAAWSDMKSQTPQTSNSALRNRVLNVWNRTAKGAKRDHEQWDVAVFDTDDVNAFVMPGNRVGVYRGITELTENDDQLSSVLGHEAGHVTGRHAAERMSVQMAASAGMMAGQIAVASSEELSKYGSAIGALGGAAVQFGVVLPYSRNHELEADRLGVDYMHNAGYDVRQSVRLWELMDAQSKGQRPAEFMSTHPDPTRRAEELRQYINARGYAMM; translated from the coding sequence ATGGTCGAACGCATTGATTTTGACGGCGAGATCCTGGCGGGTGCGCCCAAGGTCCGGATGTCGCGCCGCGCGATCATCACGGGGATTGCCGCCGGTTCGGTCCTGCCATTTGTTTCCAGCTGCACCACCAATCCGGAAACCGGCCGCAGCCAGTTTCTGCTGATGGGCGACGCGGAAGTTGCCAGCATGGCAACGGCCGCCTGGTCCGACATGAAAAGCCAAACCCCGCAAACTTCCAATTCGGCGCTGCGCAACCGGGTTCTCAATGTCTGGAACCGCACGGCGAAAGGCGCCAAGCGTGACCATGAGCAGTGGGATGTGGCCGTGTTTGACACCGATGATGTCAACGCCTTCGTCATGCCGGGCAACCGGGTCGGCGTGTATCGTGGCATCACCGAACTGACCGAGAATGACGACCAGCTGTCGTCCGTGCTGGGCCATGAGGCCGGGCACGTTACGGGCCGTCACGCCGCCGAGCGGATGTCGGTTCAGATGGCCGCGTCAGCGGGCATGATGGCCGGGCAGATCGCGGTCGCCTCGTCGGAGGAGCTCAGCAAGTATGGTTCAGCCATTGGCGCGCTGGGCGGCGCGGCGGTCCAGTTCGGCGTTGTTCTGCCCTACAGCCGCAATCACGAGCTTGAGGCTGACCGGCTCGGCGTCGATTACATGCACAATGCCGGCTATGACGTGCGCCAATCAGTGCGCCTCTGGGAGCTGATGGACGCCCAGTCCAAAGGCCAGCGCCCGGCCGAGTTCATGTCGACCCACCCCGATCCGACCCGCCGCGCCGAAGAATTGCGCCAGTATATCAACGCCCGCGGCTATGCGATGATGTAG